ATGCAGACTCCGATGCGacggttgaaataggaattgacaaaataTCCCCTGCCATTCTTGAAAGTACTGGATATTGTTGTTCATGGTTCTTCCAATAGTTAAGGATGTCTAGTGAATTTAGACAACCTCTGTACGTCTCGCCAAGATATTCATCTAACTCTGACAAGTCAGTTAATACATTACCACCACGTTCCTGTGTTGCAACATATTCCTGTTGACAAGACACTAGATATCAAGATACAGAATGACAGAATCCCAAACAATCCAACAACCAATTCTTGGGTACATTCCTCATTCTATCATAAGTAATTACAATGACAAATAAACGATATATGGCATGCTCAGAGTTTACATTGACATATTAAATCTGGGTTCAAAGTTATCATCTTGTATTAAAAAAAAGAACATGTTTTGCAGACTTATACCAATCATGAAGAactcaaatgaatcaaactgaacataaaagttgaaattacctgaaaaaaatcactcccttcttgggCAGCAAAATTCCCACCATTTTGAACACTCAAATTTTGAGCTGCACAACTGTTGGAAGCTCTTGAACTTGACAAGGTGTAATACTCATTAAAAAGTGCTTTTATATTACTATGCACTTTATTAACTTGACATTCTAATTCTCTCTCATCAGGATACAACTTGGAGTAAGTAAATTTCACAAAATTCATTTTcgatctaggatctaacacaactgCCATAGCCAATATAGGACTCAACTCCTTCCAGTAACTATCAAATTTTCTTGCATCTCTTTTACCATGTTCCTAATGAATTCAATTACTTACTCTCTGCTCTCTTTCTTTAGTAACACCTGAACTTGACAAATTCTTTCAAATACAGATTGGaagtaggatacttactaccagaaaaAACCTTTGTGAGTTCATGAAACACCTTGAGAAACTTTGTGACTACTTCAATTTGTTCCCATTCTTCATTAGTTGGACAGTCTTCATAGTCTGAATCCACCAACTTCAAATGAGAGAAAACTGTCTTATACAAGATACAACTGTCTAACataagataagttgaattccacCTGCATAAAACAAATTCAGTGAGTATCTAAAAAAACATTAATACAAATTATACAATTCTCCAACTTTGTAATTTATAACAGAATAGAAGTGGAATCCCACCTTGTCTTTACATCTTGCCGAATACCCTTTTTCAGACCAGACATTCCTAAAGTTTCAACAATGtccaagaacttttgttttcttacttgggaCTTTTTAAGGGACTTCACTGACGCTCGAATCTTAAGCACGGCTGGATCAATCTTCGTAAGTCCTTCTTTTACAATAAGAGCTAAGATatgagcacaacaacgcacatgaaagtattttccatcgttcaacaagatcttctttgcaacaagtctactcttcataattccatcacaagctccgttatttgcagcattatccaaggtgatgttggataccttttcttcaattccccaatcttctatcattgcaaATAACTTAGAAGAAAGGTGTTCACCTGTTTGAGGTAGTAGAAAGGGGAATAAGTTAACATGAAATTATATTTAagataataaagaaataaaattaagtgctttacctgtatgaggtggtggaagggGAGAGAAATTCAGAAGCTTCTTTTGCAATACCCAATCTTTATCAAGATAGTGCGCAGTTAAGCTTATATATCCAGTAGTTGTTACAGAagtccacatgtctgatgttagacataTCCTACCTGTAAGGGTAAGTCATACACATTAGCTAGCACATCATATTAATAAATTACTCATATATAAAAGTATAAACAAatcatttgaaattttgaatcatacctggagcaagtttcaatctgttgcgaataacttctttttgtgctttatgtttctttaccacatcggctttcccagtattccttgatattggtttaaagtcatcatttaaataagcacatatatccctaaactctttccactccaccaaagcaaatggAACATTTCTTGCAATGAGTAAAGCTGAGAACAAATCCCGTAATTTCATTTGATCAACCTTGCGTACACGGGTAGACAGCTGGCTATTTTGTGAAGCTAATATCATCTGCCCTACGTCCATAGACTGACGTTTAATGCACTTATGCCTTTTCATGGCTGAGGTTCCACCTCTTTGGCTTTCATATTTATATCCTACATTACAAGCCTTGCACACCCCCTTCGTTGTACCATCCTTATACTTAACGAGTTTAAAAAATTCCCAAACTTCGGATCTAAGTCTATTTTTCTTTCCATGTGCAACTTGTGCAGGTGCACAACCAACAGTTGGATCCTCATTCACAGAATCTagcatctcaacatcatcatcatcatcttgaccgTCACCACTCATAACATCGTTGTAATGGTCTGGTTCTGGTAActcttgttcttgtacacttgacatcctgaAATGGATGGAGCCACAAAGAACAAGTCAAAGAGTCATTCAGAGAATCAGAAACGTGAAAAACTGGCaatgtaaagaaaagaaaagaaaaaatcaactGTCTATTGAAACCTAACCATATTTCAGAAATTCTAAATCTGTTGTAAGTATTTATACAATTCTTCTTCTAAGCATAATGCTCTGATGGTGGTGTTGCTATTTATGTTGCTGGCTGTGTTGGTGACTAAAAAGTATAGACTACCAATCTATTGAGAATTTGTCGCTTGTATGAGTTGTTTGTGTAAAAGCTATCTTCATCAGGTGTATCATTGATTTCTAAGAGAAAGAGACATCACAGAACAAATTGACCTACCAGTCTCGTACCTAATGGTTCATCATATATAAACCTAATGTCAATGAAATTCAGACCTCAAATTCCACTACTGATATAGTCGAATATTCCAACCAAATCATACAGCTAAACACAACATTGAAGAATAACTTGAACTGAAAAAGATGCAGTAACTGATAGCAATAACAACACATGGAGGCAAAAGGACTCACTCTCTCCCCAGTCCCCAGTAGATTTAATCAAAGATGGTGCTTGATGTCCCCCCTGAGTTCCATGGAAAGGTTACAGATGAGATTTTGTTCATCACTAAACAGTAATTAAGTTGCAGGACAGAGAGACAAGAGTATTCAGATAAATTGTGGGGGACAAATCGATAAACACAACCAAAATTACCAAATAAAGAATCTAAATATCCTATGTGCAAACTACAACAGAGATTACCAACAATAAAATTAGAATTGGGGAAAAAAGGCTAGTATTTCATCTGCTGGTATGAGTAT
This genomic stretch from Papaver somniferum cultivar HN1 chromosome 5, ASM357369v1, whole genome shotgun sequence harbors:
- the LOC113279239 gene encoding zinc finger BED domain-containing protein RICESLEEPER 1-like; protein product: MSSVQEQELPEPDHYNDVMSGDGQDDDDDVEMLDSVNEDPTVGCAPAQVAHGKKNRLRSEVWEFFKLVKYKDGTTKGVCKACNVGYKYESQRGGTSAMKRHKCIKRRICLTSDMWTSVTTTGYISLTAHYLDKDWVLQKKLLNFSPLPPPHTALIVKEGLTKIDPAVLKIRASVKSLKKSQVRKQKFLDIVETLGMSGLKKGIRQDVKTRWNSTYLMLDSCILYKTVFSHLKLVDSDYEDCPTNEEWEQIEVVTKFLKVFHELTKEHGKRDARKFDSYWKELSPILAMAVVLDPRSKMNFVKFTYSKLYPDERELECQVNKVHSNIKALFNEYYTLSSSRASNSCAAQNLSVQNGGNFAAQEGSDFFQEYVATQERGGNVLTDLSELDEYLGETYRGCLNSLDILNYWKNHEQQYPVLSRMAGDILSIPISTVASESAFSIGGRVIDRFRSSLLPENAEALITTRDWEYGIGKEDMDEDNVIVEEDILGFQPDAVEDGAVEDV